GAAGGAAATCTGTATTTAGACAGTACCATCATTGTCGATATGGCATATAAGGTGCTCAATGCAGGCTTTCCAACTGATACAGTCAGGCGCGGACAGATTAAGCTGGCAGGAAATGAGCTGGTAATGAAGGATAAGATTCTGGAGGCAGATGGAACGGCTATTTATTTAAAGGCATACCGGGAGGCGGAGAAAGAGGCAGCGTATCATCTTGTCAGGCTGCTCCGTTCACCGGGGAACACG
This DNA window, taken from Anaerotignum faecicola, encodes the following:
- a CDS encoding ATP-dependent RecD-like DNA helicase, whose translation is EGNLYLDSTIIVDMAYKVLNAGFPTDTVRRGQIKLAGNELVMKDKILEADGTAIYLKAYREAEKEAAYHLVRLLRSPGNTYNIERELEAVLAKSKMTLAQKQEEAVRMVFRSQVSIITGGPGKGKTTILK